Proteins from a single region of Ensifer adhaerens:
- the lptG gene encoding LPS export ABC transporter permease LptG, protein MMGTLGRYFFIRYVITTFWFLVGIFSLIFIIDFSEQASRLANLPHYSITGALLMTALRIPLILQQTIPFVALFSAMAALISLNRRYELVVTRAAGISVWQFLRPFILGAFLFGVLAVVALNPLAAWGTKRGEALLAEWGASRSSDAGSIPWLRQIYNGTDTIIGARSVQDNGTTLLNVTVIHFDPQGTIILRQDATSAKLEDGYWLLNEVTETRNGQLPRRLKTAQLSTNLKAEFVQERLAKADSIQFFDLPAKIEVARSFGFSTNGMETQFHSMLSLPLLLVAMTLIAACVSLKFSRFNQSRSVILGGILSGFVLYVVTVLVKAFGSSGIVPPFVAAWLPVVVAMALGSTILLNQEDG, encoded by the coding sequence ATGATGGGCACGCTCGGACGCTATTTCTTCATCCGCTATGTGATCACCACCTTCTGGTTCCTCGTCGGCATCTTCTCGCTGATCTTCATCATCGACTTCAGCGAACAGGCAAGCCGCCTGGCAAACCTGCCGCACTATTCGATCACCGGCGCCCTTTTGATGACCGCCCTCCGTATCCCGCTGATCCTGCAGCAGACGATTCCATTCGTCGCGCTGTTTTCGGCAATGGCGGCACTGATCTCCCTCAACCGGCGCTACGAGCTGGTCGTGACGCGCGCCGCAGGTATTTCCGTCTGGCAGTTCCTGCGCCCCTTCATTCTTGGCGCCTTCCTCTTCGGCGTGCTCGCCGTCGTCGCGCTCAACCCGCTGGCCGCCTGGGGAACGAAGCGTGGTGAGGCGCTGCTGGCGGAATGGGGCGCCTCGCGATCCTCGGATGCCGGATCGATTCCATGGCTGCGACAGATCTACAACGGTACCGATACAATCATCGGCGCGCGCTCGGTCCAGGACAACGGCACGACGCTTCTCAACGTCACCGTCATCCACTTTGATCCACAGGGAACGATCATTCTGAGACAGGACGCGACGTCCGCGAAACTCGAAGATGGTTACTGGCTTCTTAACGAAGTAACGGAAACGCGCAACGGACAGCTGCCGCGCCGTTTGAAAACAGCACAACTCAGCACCAATCTGAAAGCCGAGTTTGTTCAGGAACGTCTTGCAAAGGCTGATTCCATTCAGTTTTTTGACCTTCCGGCGAAGATCGAGGTGGCTCGCTCCTTCGGTTTTTCAACCAACGGCATGGAAACCCAATTCCACTCGATGCTCTCGTTGCCGCTGCTTCTCGTCGCCATGACGCTGATAGCCGCCTGCGTGTCGCTCAAGTTTAGCCGGTTCAACCAATCTCGCTCCGTAATTCTCGGTGGCATCCTTTCAGGCTTCGTGCTTTATGTCGTCACCGTGCTTGTCAAAGCATTCGGGAGCAGCGGCATTGTGCCTCCTTTCGTTGCAGCCTGGTTGCCAGTTGTTGTAGCGATGGCGCTGGGCTCGACGATTCTTTTAAATCAGGAGGATGGCTAG
- the lptF gene encoding LPS export ABC transporter permease LptF, producing the protein MKLIERYIFRRALVMFLATLLPLLGIVWTTQALANVNLVTDSGQSVLAFAKLATLILPSVIPIILPFALVIGVTQTLTTMNTDSELTVLNAAGSSRMAIIRPVIYLAAALSVLSFVVDNFVEPYSRVSVRKMLATANADLLSSVVQENSFRKVADGLYVQVGARRSGGVLQGIFVADSRNPAFELVYYAREGAVDEKSSALVMKDGEVQRKLPDGSVSIIKFDSYAFDLADMTKTTREATIRAKDRDLAGLLNPDPDDQVYKNKPLAFTAEINRRLTEWTFPLLFGLIALVFSSDARSHREARVHPMVSALGTALLIRWMTFYAGNSAEDSIWFVPLMYIVPLAAGGLCIHQLMSNKRLDIPMTGQEKLQDLLVRLRLVRRDAEGGQPS; encoded by the coding sequence ATGAAGCTGATCGAACGCTACATCTTCCGGCGTGCCTTGGTCATGTTCCTCGCGACACTCCTGCCATTGCTCGGCATTGTGTGGACGACGCAGGCGCTTGCCAACGTCAATCTGGTCACCGACAGCGGCCAGTCGGTTCTGGCCTTCGCCAAACTGGCAACCCTCATCCTGCCTTCGGTCATCCCGATCATCCTGCCCTTCGCACTGGTCATCGGCGTCACCCAGACCCTGACGACGATGAACACCGATTCGGAACTGACCGTGCTCAACGCCGCCGGCAGTTCGCGCATGGCCATCATCCGGCCGGTCATCTATCTGGCGGCCGCTCTGAGCGTCCTGTCCTTCGTGGTCGACAATTTCGTAGAGCCCTACTCGCGCGTTTCGGTACGCAAGATGCTGGCGACCGCCAACGCCGACCTTCTGTCGTCCGTCGTTCAGGAGAACTCGTTCCGCAAGGTTGCCGACGGGCTCTATGTTCAGGTCGGCGCACGGCGCAGCGGTGGCGTGTTGCAGGGCATCTTCGTTGCCGATTCACGCAATCCCGCCTTCGAGCTCGTCTATTACGCCCGCGAAGGTGCGGTGGATGAAAAGAGCTCCGCGCTGGTGATGAAGGACGGCGAGGTACAACGCAAACTGCCTGACGGCAGCGTCTCGATCATCAAGTTCGATTCCTATGCCTTCGACCTGGCCGATATGACCAAGACGACGCGCGAGGCAACGATCCGGGCGAAGGACCGCGACCTGGCCGGGCTTCTCAATCCCGACCCAGACGATCAGGTCTACAAGAACAAGCCGCTTGCCTTCACCGCCGAGATCAACCGCCGCCTGACGGAGTGGACCTTTCCGCTGCTCTTCGGCCTGATCGCGCTGGTCTTCAGCAGCGATGCGCGGTCTCACCGGGAAGCACGCGTCCATCCAATGGTGAGCGCGCTCGGAACGGCGCTGCTCATCCGCTGGATGACCTTCTACGCCGGCAACAGCGCCGAGGATTCCATCTGGTTCGTGCCGCTGATGTATATCGTGCCGCTTGCAGCCGGTGGGCTGTGCATTCACCAGCTGATGAGCAACAAGCGCCTGGATATCCCGATGACCGGACAGGAAAAGCTGCAGGACCTCCTGGTTCGCCTGCGCCTCGTGCGGCGTGACGCCGAGGGAGGGCAGCCGTCATGA
- a CDS encoding leucyl aminopeptidase: MPMKFEFTFAKSHRPSGGVAVLLKTSGGAAAAGADVADPEDVVTKAAKVKKFTGKAFSSLDIVAPHGSPADRIIVFGLGEADALSDHDWLKAGGAVAAKLGSTDKVTVFVDAPGVEVTGKAAADFALGMEMNAYSFDGYKTKKADDEAKSSGKPTKVTIVTGTVIAAKKAFGTAEAVAEGVFLARDLVNEPANVLGPVEFAAKAKELEKLGVEVEILTEKEMKKLGMGALLGVAQGSSRPPRLVIMQWKGGKAKERPLAFVGKGVVFDSGGISIKPAAGMEEMKGDMGGAAAVTGLMHVLAAREAKVNAIGIIGLVENMPDGSAQRPGDIVTSMSGQTIEVINTDAEGRLVLCDALWYCNDRFKPQAIVDLATLTGAIMVALATHHAGLFSNDDRLAGQLLAAGIATQERLWRMPLGKEYDKMIDSKFADMKNTGGRHGGAVTAAQFLQRFVKDTPWAHLDIAGTAMGAPTDEVNQSWGSGFGVRLLDELVRASYES, from the coding sequence ATGCCGATGAAGTTCGAGTTCACCTTTGCCAAGTCCCACCGGCCGAGCGGCGGCGTTGCCGTGCTCCTCAAGACGTCCGGCGGCGCAGCCGCAGCCGGCGCCGATGTCGCCGATCCGGAAGACGTCGTGACGAAGGCAGCCAAGGTGAAGAAATTCACCGGAAAGGCATTCTCCAGCCTCGATATCGTTGCGCCACATGGCTCGCCGGCAGATCGAATCATCGTGTTCGGGCTTGGAGAGGCGGATGCGCTCTCGGATCACGATTGGCTGAAGGCCGGCGGCGCCGTTGCGGCGAAACTCGGCTCGACCGACAAGGTGACCGTTTTCGTCGACGCGCCCGGGGTCGAGGTGACCGGCAAGGCGGCCGCAGATTTCGCCCTCGGCATGGAGATGAACGCCTACAGCTTCGACGGCTACAAGACCAAGAAGGCCGATGACGAGGCCAAGTCCTCCGGCAAGCCGACCAAGGTCACAATCGTCACGGGCACCGTCATTGCCGCGAAAAAGGCTTTCGGCACGGCAGAGGCGGTCGCCGAAGGCGTGTTTCTGGCGCGCGACCTGGTGAACGAGCCGGCCAACGTGCTGGGACCGGTCGAGTTCGCTGCCAAGGCGAAGGAACTGGAGAAGCTCGGCGTCGAGGTGGAGATCCTCACGGAAAAGGAAATGAAGAAGCTCGGCATGGGCGCGTTGCTCGGCGTTGCCCAGGGATCTAGCCGCCCGCCGCGCCTCGTCATCATGCAGTGGAAGGGCGGCAAGGCCAAGGAGCGGCCGCTCGCCTTTGTCGGCAAGGGCGTCGTCTTCGACAGCGGCGGTATCTCGATCAAGCCGGCCGCCGGCATGGAGGAAATGAAGGGCGATATGGGGGGGGCGGCTGCCGTCACCGGCCTCATGCACGTGCTGGCCGCCCGTGAAGCCAAGGTCAACGCCATCGGCATCATCGGTCTTGTGGAAAACATGCCCGACGGCAGCGCCCAGCGCCCCGGCGACATCGTAACCTCGATGTCCGGCCAGACGATCGAAGTGATCAACACCGATGCCGAAGGCCGTCTCGTGCTCTGCGATGCGCTCTGGTACTGCAACGATCGCTTCAAGCCGCAAGCGATCGTCGACCTTGCGACGCTGACCGGCGCCATCATGGTCGCGCTTGCGACCCATCACGCCGGCCTGTTCTCCAACGACGATCGCCTGGCGGGGCAATTGCTTGCCGCCGGCATCGCGACGCAGGAACGCCTGTGGCGCATGCCGCTCGGCAAGGAGTACGACAAGATGATCGACAGCAAGTTCGCCGACATGAAGAACACCGGCGGCCGTCACGGCGGCGCGGTGACGGCGGCGCAGTTCCTGCAGCGATTCGTCAAGGACACGCCATGGGCGCATCTCGATATCGCTGGCACCGCCATGGGCGCGCCGACGGATGAGGTCAACCAGTCCTGGGGCTCGGGCTTCGGCGTTCGGCTGCTCGATGAGCTGGTGCGGGCGAGCTACGAATCCTGA
- a CDS encoding DNA polymerase III subunit chi yields the protein MTEILFYHLTESKLEDALPPLLDKSVERGWRVAVQTIDAERRDALDTHLWVYRDESFLPHGTDAGDFAADQPVLLVADEGNANAATVRFVIDGASPPDVSTYERIVFMFDGYDQVQLEGARAHWKRLKGEGHNLTYWQQNRDGRWEKKA from the coding sequence ATGACCGAGATCCTGTTCTATCACCTGACGGAATCGAAACTCGAAGACGCGCTGCCGCCGTTGCTCGACAAGAGTGTCGAGCGCGGCTGGCGGGTGGCGGTGCAGACGATCGACGCCGAGCGGCGCGACGCACTGGACACGCATCTCTGGGTCTATCGCGACGAGAGCTTCCTGCCGCATGGCACGGATGCCGGCGATTTCGCCGCAGATCAGCCGGTTTTGCTGGTGGCCGACGAAGGCAATGCGAATGCGGCGACGGTCCGGTTCGTGATCGACGGCGCCAGTCCACCTGACGTTTCGACCTATGAGCGCATCGTCTTCATGTTCGATGGCTACGATCAGGTCCAGCTTGAAGGCGCACGCGCCCATTGGAAGCGGCTGAAGGGGGAGGGGCACAACCTCACCTACTGGCAGCAGAACCGCGACGGCCGGTGGGAAAAGAAGGCCTGA
- a CDS encoding Gfo/Idh/MocA family protein: MAPIKIALVGVGKIVRDQHLPAIAKNSDYHLIAAASRHGTVDGIDNFKSIEAMLEAVPAIEAVSLCMPPQYRYEAARTALDAGKHVFLEKPPGATLSEVADLEALAASKGLSLFASWHSRYAPAVEAAKSFLAATTINDVQVIWKEDVRHWHPNQEWIWAAGGLGVFDPGINALSIVTHILPRPLFVTSAVLEFPENRDAPIAANITFTDGKKLPVSAEFDWRQTGKQSWDIVARTAAGEMVLSEGGAKLAVDGKLVHQEPEQEYPMLYRRFAEIVKAGRSDVDLAPLRHVADAFMLGKRKFVEAFHD; this comes from the coding sequence ATGGCCCCCATCAAAATTGCCCTTGTCGGCGTCGGCAAAATCGTTCGCGACCAGCATCTGCCGGCGATCGCCAAGAACAGCGACTATCACCTAATCGCAGCCGCAAGCCGGCATGGCACGGTCGACGGCATCGACAACTTCAAATCGATCGAAGCTATGCTCGAAGCCGTGCCTGCGATCGAGGCCGTGTCGCTCTGCATGCCGCCGCAGTATCGCTACGAGGCGGCCCGCACGGCGCTCGACGCCGGCAAGCATGTGTTCCTGGAAAAGCCTCCGGGCGCTACCCTCAGCGAGGTCGCGGACCTTGAGGCACTCGCGGCATCGAAGGGGCTGTCGCTGTTTGCGAGCTGGCACTCCCGCTACGCGCCGGCCGTGGAAGCGGCAAAATCCTTCCTGGCGGCAACGACGATCAATGATGTCCAGGTTATCTGGAAGGAAGACGTGCGCCACTGGCACCCGAACCAAGAATGGATCTGGGCGGCAGGTGGCCTCGGCGTCTTCGATCCCGGCATCAACGCGCTTTCGATCGTCACCCACATTCTGCCGCGCCCGCTGTTCGTAACATCGGCCGTGCTCGAATTCCCCGAGAATCGCGACGCGCCGATCGCTGCCAACATCACCTTCACGGATGGGAAGAAACTTCCGGTTTCCGCCGAATTCGACTGGCGCCAGACCGGCAAACAGAGCTGGGACATCGTAGCCCGGACAGCGGCGGGCGAGATGGTGCTGTCCGAAGGCGGCGCCAAGCTCGCCGTCGACGGCAAGCTCGTGCATCAGGAACCGGAACAGGAGTATCCGATGCTCTATCGGCGTTTCGCCGAGATCGTCAAAGCCGGACGGTCGGACGTCGATCTGGCGCCGCTACGCCACGTTGCCGATGCCTTCATGCTCGGCAAGCGCAAGTTCGTCGAAGCCTTCCACGACTGA
- a CDS encoding GNAT family N-acetyltransferase: MQQQIRRASRAELDVMIEWAAEEGWNPGLGDAGPFWEADPDGYWIADGEDGPIGAISLVRYDESYGFLGFYITRPQHRGKGIGRLLWQQAMSAAEGRIVGLDGVVAQQDNYRRSGFTYAHANIRYGGTIDVVEPPGADLLEVAPVHMPLLIEYDRRFVPARREAFLREWLKSSDGRRSVLLLRDGAVAASGTIRACRNGFKIGPLFSDSETAADLVFRKLAASVNGSEIYLDIPEPNASAKALCDRYNLRPVFETARMYRGPDPGLPLVRIYGITTFELG, encoded by the coding sequence ATGCAGCAGCAAATCCGCCGTGCGAGCCGCGCCGAACTCGACGTGATGATCGAGTGGGCGGCCGAGGAGGGATGGAATCCCGGGCTCGGTGATGCCGGCCCTTTCTGGGAGGCCGATCCGGACGGCTACTGGATAGCGGATGGAGAGGACGGGCCCATCGGAGCTATCTCGCTGGTGCGATACGATGAAAGCTACGGCTTCCTCGGCTTCTACATCACGCGACCGCAACATCGCGGCAAGGGGATCGGCCGGCTGTTGTGGCAACAGGCGATGTCGGCCGCCGAAGGACGCATCGTGGGTCTCGATGGCGTAGTAGCCCAGCAGGACAATTACCGCCGGTCCGGTTTCACCTACGCCCACGCGAATATCCGCTACGGCGGCACGATCGACGTCGTCGAGCCGCCGGGAGCCGATCTGTTGGAGGTTGCACCGGTTCACATGCCGCTTCTGATCGAATATGACCGCCGCTTCGTCCCCGCGCGACGCGAGGCGTTCCTGCGCGAATGGCTGAAGTCGAGTGATGGGCGGCGCAGTGTCCTGCTGCTGCGCGACGGCGCGGTCGCCGCCTCTGGGACGATCCGGGCCTGCCGAAACGGGTTCAAGATCGGACCGCTTTTCTCCGACAGCGAGACCGCCGCCGATCTGGTCTTCCGCAAGCTCGCCGCCAGTGTCAACGGCAGCGAGATTTACCTCGACATCCCCGAACCCAACGCTTCGGCCAAGGCGCTTTGCGATCGCTACAATCTTCGCCCGGTGTTCGAGACGGCGCGCATGTATCGCGGTCCGGACCCGGGGCTGCCACTCGTCCGGATCTACGGCATCACCACGTTCGAACTGGGCTGA
- a CDS encoding ABC-F family ATP-binding cassette domain-containing protein encodes MIQISGLSARIAGRLLIENASVTLPAGTKAGLVGRNGAGKSTLFRIITGDFASEAGSISLPKNARIGQVAQEAPGTEEPLIEIVLKADKERSALIAEAEIATDPHRIAEIQTRLADIGAHSAESRAASILAGLGFDHEAQLRPASSFSGGWRMRVALAAVLFSEPDLLLLDEPTNYLDLEGTLWLEDYIRRYPHTVIIISHDRDLLNTAVNAIVHLDQKKLTFYRGPYDQFERQKAEADELQMKAKAKNDAARKHLQSFIDRFRAKATKARQAQSRIKALERMGTVAAVIEDHVQGFSFPDPEKEAASPIIAVTGGAVGYEPGKPILKRLNLRIDTDDRIALLGSNGNGKSTFAKFISGRLAPEAGELKIAPNLKVGFFAQHQLDDLIPSQSAVEHVRRRMPEAPEAKVRSRVAQMGLATEKMETPAKDLSGGEKARLLMGLAAFDAPNLLILDEPTNHLDIDSRNALITALNDYSGAVILISHDRHLIEATADRLWLVRDGTVASYDGDLEDYRSLIVGGPKAKDDKPRPNGIDDSLSKADQRKVNADKRASLAPLRKKINEIESLTGKLEKLIQALDVELADPALYEKSPAKAAQKAKERSDAAAKLAHAEEQWLDLSAEYEEAMAG; translated from the coding sequence ATGATCCAGATTTCCGGCCTTTCCGCCCGCATCGCGGGACGTCTCCTCATCGAAAATGCATCCGTGACGCTTCCGGCGGGCACGAAGGCGGGGCTCGTGGGCCGAAACGGTGCCGGCAAATCGACGCTGTTTCGCATCATCACCGGCGATTTTGCCTCCGAGGCCGGCAGCATCTCTCTGCCCAAGAACGCCCGTATCGGCCAGGTGGCGCAGGAAGCGCCCGGTACCGAGGAGCCGCTGATCGAGATCGTCCTCAAGGCCGACAAGGAGCGCTCGGCGCTGATCGCGGAAGCCGAGATCGCAACGGACCCGCACCGCATCGCCGAGATCCAGACCCGGCTTGCCGATATCGGTGCCCACTCGGCCGAGTCGCGGGCAGCCAGCATCCTCGCCGGCCTCGGCTTCGACCATGAGGCACAGTTGCGGCCGGCCTCGTCCTTCTCGGGCGGCTGGCGGATGCGCGTGGCGCTGGCCGCCGTGCTGTTCTCCGAGCCCGACCTGCTGCTGCTCGACGAGCCGACCAACTATCTCGACCTTGAAGGCACGCTGTGGCTCGAGGATTACATTCGTCGCTATCCGCACACCGTCATCATCATCAGCCACGACCGCGACCTGCTGAACACGGCGGTCAACGCCATCGTGCACCTCGACCAGAAGAAACTCACCTTCTATCGCGGACCCTACGACCAGTTCGAGCGGCAGAAGGCCGAGGCCGACGAGCTGCAGATGAAGGCGAAGGCGAAGAACGACGCCGCCCGCAAGCATCTGCAGAGCTTCATCGATCGGTTCCGCGCCAAGGCGACGAAGGCGCGCCAGGCGCAAAGCCGCATCAAGGCGCTGGAGCGCATGGGAACGGTGGCCGCCGTCATCGAGGACCATGTCCAGGGTTTCTCCTTCCCCGATCCGGAGAAGGAAGCGGCTTCGCCGATCATCGCCGTCACCGGTGGTGCCGTCGGTTATGAGCCCGGCAAGCCAATCCTCAAGCGGCTGAACCTCAGGATCGATACCGACGACCGCATCGCGCTGCTCGGCTCGAACGGCAACGGCAAATCGACCTTCGCCAAGTTCATCTCCGGCCGGCTGGCGCCTGAGGCGGGCGAACTGAAAATCGCGCCGAACCTCAAGGTCGGCTTCTTCGCACAGCACCAGCTCGACGACCTGATCCCGAGCCAGAGCGCCGTCGAACACGTGCGCCGGCGCATGCCCGAAGCCCCCGAGGCAAAGGTGCGCTCGCGCGTGGCGCAGATGGGACTTGCGACGGAAAAGATGGAAACGCCCGCCAAGGATCTCTCCGGTGGCGAAAAGGCGCGACTGCTGATGGGCCTTGCCGCCTTCGACGCGCCGAACCTCCTGATCCTCGACGAGCCGACCAACCACCTCGACATCGACAGCCGCAACGCGCTGATCACCGCGCTCAACGACTATTCCGGTGCCGTGATCCTGATCTCGCACGATCGGCACCTGATCGAGGCGACGGCGGACCGGCTATGGCTGGTGCGCGATGGGACGGTAGCGAGCTACGATGGTGACCTCGAGGACTACCGCAGCCTGATCGTCGGAGGGCCGAAGGCCAAGGACGACAAGCCCAGGCCAAACGGTATCGATGACAGTCTTTCGAAGGCGGACCAGCGCAAGGTCAATGCCGACAAGCGCGCTTCGCTGGCGCCACTTCGCAAGAAGATCAATGAAATCGAATCCTTGACCGGAAAGCTGGAGAAACTGATTCAGGCACTTGATGTGGAACTTGCCGATCCGGCGCTCTACGAAAAATCGCCTGCGAAAGCTGCCCAGAAGGCCAAGGAACGCTCCGACGCGGCCGCGAAACTCGCCCACGCAGAAGAGCAATGGCTCGACCTTTCCGCCGAATATGAAGAGGCGATGGCCGGCTGA
- a CDS encoding MarR family winged helix-turn-helix transcriptional regulator, with product MTEKIEVAERLFDLYQCVHRLVNTSMSEEGVSLARSKFLFYLNTLGPCRCADIASALGFAARTVTEAIDGLERDGMVVREADPEDRRAKIISITGRGRLALEAALQPRHRTIDELFSALNDCERTELFRLLGCLREKATEIDENRQPVAA from the coding sequence ATGACAGAAAAAATCGAAGTCGCCGAGCGGCTCTTCGATCTCTATCAGTGCGTTCATCGCCTGGTGAACACATCGATGTCGGAGGAAGGTGTTTCGCTCGCGCGCAGCAAATTCCTGTTCTATCTCAACACGCTGGGTCCCTGTCGCTGCGCGGATATCGCCTCAGCGCTCGGTTTTGCGGCCAGAACCGTCACCGAAGCGATCGACGGGCTGGAGCGGGACGGCATGGTCGTCCGTGAAGCGGACCCGGAGGATCGCCGCGCGAAGATCATTTCGATCACCGGTCGTGGCCGATTGGCCTTGGAGGCGGCGCTACAGCCACGTCATCGCACGATCGACGAATTGTTCTCGGCGCTCAACGATTGCGAGCGCACCGAGCTCTTTCGCCTGCTGGGCTGTCTCCGCGAGAAGGCGACGGAGATCGACGAAAACCGCCAGCCGGTTGCCGCCTGA
- a CDS encoding GGDEF domain-containing protein, protein MSAHGIAALPRNYELFYEALSGRLPQLSRELAALGLNPPQDSLDALGLKHHLVSHAALAADRARAAAQETLAGMASKLKLALAQKQTFKTELDRFTGRLADDPVVGLSEFADDAARLRETAGHLLNQENALQHALEASAQRMAEFEEDLAESRRSLTRDLATGLPNRLALTAKLDSLLETEQTDQPIALLLVFVDGLREMAEHHGGTVASKALAKLSALFRKSIKKNDFVARVGQQEFAFVCRDVSVENAEAIARRLCQSVQDVKVTLPGRAHTAETLSLAAGITIAQPASTSADLMTEAELALAGARDGAGILSYSAALGRGKTYGQNAA, encoded by the coding sequence ATGTCCGCGCACGGGATTGCTGCCCTGCCCCGCAACTACGAGCTTTTCTACGAGGCGCTGTCCGGTCGCCTGCCCCAGCTTTCCCGGGAGCTTGCGGCTCTTGGGCTCAACCCGCCGCAGGACTCGCTGGACGCCTTGGGCCTCAAGCATCACCTTGTCTCCCACGCGGCCCTCGCTGCGGACCGGGCGAGAGCCGCAGCCCAGGAAACCCTTGCCGGCATGGCCAGCAAGCTCAAGCTTGCGCTGGCGCAGAAGCAAACATTCAAGACCGAACTCGATCGTTTCACCGGCCGGCTCGCAGATGACCCCGTTGTCGGCCTGTCGGAGTTCGCCGACGACGCCGCGCGGCTCCGGGAAACGGCAGGGCATTTGCTAAACCAAGAGAATGCCCTGCAGCACGCCCTGGAAGCCAGTGCGCAGCGCATGGCCGAATTCGAGGAGGATCTCGCCGAGAGCCGCCGGTCGCTCACCCGCGACCTCGCGACAGGCCTGCCAAACCGTCTGGCGCTGACAGCGAAACTCGACTCTCTTCTCGAAACGGAGCAAACCGACCAACCGATCGCCCTGCTTCTCGTCTTTGTCGATGGGCTTCGCGAGATGGCCGAGCACCACGGCGGAACGGTTGCGAGCAAGGCGCTTGCCAAGCTGTCAGCGCTGTTCCGAAAGTCGATCAAGAAGAACGACTTCGTCGCCCGCGTGGGTCAGCAGGAGTTCGCCTTCGTCTGCCGCGACGTCAGCGTCGAAAATGCCGAAGCCATTGCCCGGCGGCTATGCCAATCCGTGCAAGACGTGAAGGTCACCCTTCCCGGGCGCGCGCACACGGCAGAGACGCTCTCGCTTGCGGCCGGTATCACCATTGCGCAACCGGCATCGACGAGCGCCGATCTCATGACAGAGGCCGAGCTGGCATTGGCCGGCGCACGCGATGGCGCCGGCATCCTCAGCTATTCGGCAGCACTCGGCCGCGGCAAGACCTACGGTCAGAACGCCGCTTAG